The Thermocrinis ruber genomic sequence TAATTTAATGGTGTATTCAATAATAAAGTATAATCACACATTCTGAAAATTTTGTGAAAAAAATCAGCTTACTTTAGCCCCCTCTTTAACATCCCTCTCTGGCAGAAGGACAGAAAGATTTTCTCCGTCTCCAGCTGCCAGGATCATGCCCTGGGACTCTATCCCAAAGATCTTGCGAGGCTTTAGGTTTGCCAGCATGACCACCTTTTTTCCTACAAGCTCCTCCGGTGTATAGTGCTTTCCTATTCCAGCCACCAGTGTCCTCTCTTCATCTCCCAAAGATACCCTCAACTTCAAAAGCTTTTCTGAACCCTCTATCCTCTCAGCAGATAGCACCTTTGCTACCCTGATGTCTAACTTCAGGAAGTCTTCAATTCCCACCTGTTCCATAAGCTAAATAGTATATTACTTTTTCACTGCAATTTAGAATATAATTTCTTGTAAAGCCTTGTAAGGAGGTTTTGAATGGAAAGGGTCTTTGCGTGGTCTGGAAAGGCGGTAATTCCGCAGGAGGGACAGTTTATAAAGCTTAGAGAAGACAAGAGCCTAGAGGTACCAAACAACCCTATAATCCCCTACATAGAGGGAGACGGAATAGGTCCAGAAATTGCTCCCGCCATGATTATGGTGGTAAATAAGGCAGTGGAGAAGGCTTACGGTGGTTCAAGGGCTATATACTGGGTGGAGCTTTTGGCGGGAGACAAGGCGGAGGAAAAAACCGGTGAAAGGATGCCAAAGGAAACCTTGGAGGTCTTAAAAGAAGCCATAGTAGCCATAAAGGGACCCCTTGGCACACCTGTTGGTAAGGGAGGGAAATCTCTGAACGCAATCCTTAGGCAGTCTATGGACTTTTACTCTGCTATAAGACCCGTCTATTGGCTGGGACAGCCCTCTCCTATACCAAACCCTGAGAGGGTAAATGTAGCAGTCTTTAGGGAAAACTCTGACGATGTATATATGGCCATAGAGTTTATGCCAAGGGACGAAAAAACTCAAAAGGTAAGAAAATTCCTGATAGAGGAGATGGGCGTCTCTGAGTATGCCCTTCCTGAGGACTGTGGGATCACTGTCAAGCCCATGAGTGAGTGGAAGACCAAAAGACATGTAAGAAAAGCCCTCAGGTATGCCTTAGAAAACAACAAAAAGGTGGTTGCAGTTGTGGGAAAGGGAAACATCATGAAGGCCACAGAGGGAGCCTTTATGAACTGGGCTTTTGAGGTGGCAAAAGAGCCGGAGTTTGAAGGAAAAGTTATCACAGAGGGAGAACCAAAGGATGGGCAGGTACTTATGGTAAAGGTCATCACAGACCAGATGCTTATGCAGTTGGTTCTGAAGCCCGAGGCATATGATGTGATCATCACTCAGAACCTAAACGGTGATTACATATCGGACTTGGCTTCCGCACTGGTTGGTGGTCCAGGTTTTGTGCCAAGCGGGAACATAGGCGACGGCTATGCCCTCTTTGAAAGCACCCACGGAACCGCATACGATATTGCAGGCAAAGGTATAGCAAACCCACTTTCCTTGACCCTTTCCGGTGCCATGATGTTGGAGTATTTGGGTTGGAAGGAGGCAGCCCAGCTTATATACGATGCGGTAAAGAGGGCTATAGAAGATAAGGTAGGAACTCCAGACATAGCCAACGGCTTTAAAAAGATGGGTATATCCGCAAAGGCACTATCTACTATAGACTTTGCCAAAGCTATTGCGGAGAGAATATGAAGGTTGGATATGTAGCTATAGTTGGAAAACCCAATGTAGGCAAATCCACCCTTTTGAACAACCTAATTGGTACCAAGCTGTCCATAGTTTCCCCAAAGCCTGGCACCACTAGGATAAGGGTCTTGGGTGTTAAAAACATCCCAAACGAAGCCCAGATCATATTCCTAGATACGCCCGGTATATACAAGCCAAGGGATGCCTTGGGAGAAGCTATGGTTGGCGTTGCTGGTGCGTCTTTGCAGGATGCAGACGTTATCCTCTTCATGATGGACGCGGAGGATGGCTGGAGGGATGATGACGAAATGGTCTTTGAAAACTATGTAAAACCCTATGCGGGAGAAAAGTCCGTAATCTTGGTAATAAACAAGGTGGATAAAATAGGTCCTTTGGAAAACCTCCTGCCCTTTGTGGAAGAGATCTCAAAGAAGCATCCCGAGTTTAAGGAGATTGTTCCCATAAGTGCCCAGAAGGGGTTTAACATAGACAGGCTTTTAAATGTGATCCTTAACTACCTACCGGAGGGTGAGCCCCTCTTTCCGGAGGAGATGATAACAGACCTTCCCTTTAGGCTCTTGGTGGCGGAGGTTATCAGGGAAAAGGTTCTGCTAAAAGTCCATCAAGAGATTCCCCAAGGTGTGGCGGTGGTAGTCAATGAGATCACCGACGGAAGGCACGACCCAAGGGTTTTGGTCATAAAGGCAGACATAATAGTGGATAGAGAAAACTACAAACCCATAATCATAGGCAAGGATGGGCAGAGGCTAAAGTCCATTGGAAAGATGGCAAGGGAAGAGTTGGAGCTTATAACTGGCAGAAAGGTCTATTTGGAACTCTACGTTAGGGTAAAGCCAGACTGGAGGAAAAGACCAGACTTAGTACAGAGCTTCGGGTATAGGATTGAGTAGTAATGAAAACTCTACTCTTCCTCCTCCTCCTTCTTTCCTTTGCCCTGCCTAGGGAACTTTTGATAGCAACTACCTATCCCATATACTATCCCTTGCTTTATCTGACGGGAGAGCTTTACGATGTAAAGGTCCTTATCTCCGCAAAGACCGATGTGCATCACTATGAGCCAAAGCCCCAAGACCTTAGGAACTTAAGGGAGGCAAAGTACATTTTTACCCTGGGCTTGGAAAGCTGGGAGAGAAAATTGCCCGTGCCAAAGGAAAAACTCTACCTTCTCAATCAAAACCTGCCCTTAATAGGCAACGATCCGCACCTTTGGATGTCCCCTAAGTCCTATCAAGCGGTGGTGGACAATCTCTACAAGGCCCTTTTGAAAATAGACCCAAAAAATCAAAATATCTATGAGAGAAGATACAGAGAGTTCTCCAAAAGGTTAAAGGATTTGGATGAAAAATACCGCCAAAGCCTTAGCCAATGCAAAAACAGATGGCTTGTATCCACCCATCTATCTCTGAGGTATTTGGCAAGGGATTATGGGTTGAGGGCAGAAGGTCTGAGAGGTGTCCATGGTGAAGAGGAGCCTAAACCCTCGGAACTTTTCAGGCTTATAAACCTGATGAAAAAAGAGTCTATAAAGTCCCTCCTTGTGGAGGAGGGCTATCAGGGAAAGGCTGTCCTCAAAGTGCAAAGGGAAACGGGTGCCAAAGTATACACCATAAACACATCCCTTTATCCCACCAAGGAGGGGGATGATTACTTTTCTATAATGGAGAGAAACCTTTCAGCCTTTGTGGAGGGGCTGGATTGCAGGAGGTAATAAAGGTAGAATCTTTGACCTTTAGATACAGCCCTGGGGAACCTCTTATAGAAAACTTGAGCTTTTCCATCTATGAGGGAGAGTTTTTCTGTGTGGTAGGTCCCAACGGTGCAGGGAAAAGCACCCTTTTAAAGCTTTTGCTGGGTTTTTTACGCCCAAAGGCAGGAAAGATATTCCTCTTTGGAAAGGAGCTAAGTCAGTTCAAAGAATGGGAAAAGATAGGCTATGTGCCACAGAGGTTCAGCGTGGAGAAGTTCTGGACGGGCACTGTGGAGGAGCTTTTGAGAAAGGTGGCCAAAAAGGAAAAGGTGGGATGGATCATAGCCTTTTTGCACTTGGAAAACCTCCTAAAAAGGCAGTTCGTGAAGCTCTCCGGCGGAGAACAACAGAAGGTCCTCTTGGCTTTGGCACTGACAAAAAACCCATCTTTGCTTATACTGGATGAACCCATGACAGGCTTGGACATACACGCCCAAGAACACATAGAGCATGTGCTGAAGGAAATTTCCAAGGACAGGACGGTGGTGGTAGTCTCCCACGACCTTGGCTTTGTTATGAGAAACGCCAGTCGGATGCTGTGCCTTGGCATGCCCGAATGTAGGGTGGTCTATCCAAAGGATTTTGGACAGATCATAAGGGAACTCTATGGACTTCATTAACACCCTAGGTCTTGTTTATGAAGGTGTCTTGGCGGGGCTCTTGATAGCCCTCTCCTGCTCTATGGTGGGCGTCTATCTGCTGATGAGAAGGCTCTCTATGCTCGGTGCAGGCATTTCCCACTCCGCCTTTGGTGGTATTGCCATAGCCTTTTTGCTTGGACTTGAACCCACCTTATTTACACTCTTTTATGTAGCCCTCATCTCCGTGCTTCTTCAGTTTTTGATGGACAGCAAAAGGCTTCCCTCAGACACTATTCTGTCTTTGTTTTTTTCCTTAGGCACAGCCTTGGCGGTGATTGTGTCTGCCATGAAGGAAAACCTAAGTGCCAATATATATTCCTATCTTTTTGGTAGCCTTTTGGCGGTCTCAAAGGAAGAGCTCTACGTAAGCCTTTTTGTCTTTTTTATAACAGCCCTTGCCTTTTGGCTAAAATACGACCAGCTCTTTTTGGTCCTCTTCAACGAAGAGATAGCCAAGCTAAAGGGTATAAACACTACCCTTATAAACTACCTCTTTGTGCTTTTGGCGGGTATGAACATAGTCCTTTCTATAAAAGTTGCGGGTCTGTTGCTATCTGCGTCCTTTGTGGCTTTGCCCTCCATGACCGCCCTGTTGATAGCTGGCTCTTTTTTTCAAACCTTTTTGTTTTCCGCTATCTTTAGCCTACTCTCCGTTTTCCTTGGCGTAGTTGTCTCCCTGATCCTTAACATTCCTCCCAGTGGAGCCATAGTTATGCTAATGGTTCTTTTCTTTATCCTTTGCTTTTTGCTGTATGCCTACAAGGCACGCAAAAGGTTTTAGGGATACATCCAAAAACTTTAAATATTCCGAGAGGGGTCTCTTGTAAAGAGGATGCTCAAGCTGGGGCTCCAGTTCCAACAGGGGTACCAAAACAAAATCCCTCTTGGTAAGGTAAGGATGGGGAACTACCAAAAAGCTAAGCATGAGGATGTAATTTTCATAAAGTAGTATGTCTATGTCTATTTCCCTTGGTCCCCACCTTTCCCTTTCTTTCCTGCCCACCAGTTTTTCTATTTCTTTTAACCTTCTCAGAAGTTCAACGGGCTCCAATTCTGTTTTGAACTTGACCACACAGTTTAAAAAGTCCTCCTGATTAACCACTCCCCAAGCCTTGCTCTCATAGATGGTGGAGACGCGGAGCACCTCTCCCAAACTCTTTAAAAGTTCAAGTGCCTTCAGCATATAACTTAGCCGATCGCCCACATTACTGCCCATTCCCAAATAACAAACCGCCACGGTAGGAATATATTAATTGTTAATGGTGAGGTGGATCCTTTACCTTTTGGTGGGCTTTTTGATCATAGACCACCTGTGGGTCCATTATGGGGGACCCTTTATAGAGAGATTGAGGAGCGGATACACAGAAGAGTTAAAGAAAAATCCAGAGTGGCAAAAGGTGGAGCTTGAGCAGGCTTACAAGCAGAGCATATTAGATAAGCTTTGGGAGAAGATCAAACAATTAACCAAAAAGGAAAAGGAGGAGAAAAATGAGTGATAGCATCTTCAGTTCTATAGAAGATGCATTAGAGGATATAAGAGAAGGCAAGATGGTCATAGTGGTGGATGATCCGGACAGGGAGAACGAGGGAGACCTTGTGATGGCGGCGGAGAAGGTGACGCCAGAGGCTATAAACTTCATGGCAAAGTATGGAAGGGGTCTTATATGCCTTACCTTAACGCCGGAAAGATGCGAAGAGTTGGACCTTCACCCAATGACAACAAAAAACACAGACCCAAAGGGCACATACTTTTGCGTCTCTATAGATGCCCACCCCAAGTATGGCACCACAACGGGCATATCCGCCTTTGACAGGGCTATAACCATAAAGTTAGCGGTCAGTCCAGATGCCAAACCTTCGGACTTTATAAGACCGGGGCATGTGTTCCCACTGAAGGCTAAACCCGGCGGTGTTTTGGAGAGGGCTGGGCATACAGAAGCGTCGGTGGATCTGGCAAGGCTTGCAGGGCTGTATCCGGCGGGTGTAATATGCGAAATCATGAATGAAGATGGTACTATGGCAAGACTGCCCGACCTGATAGAGTTTGCCAAGCGGTTCAACCTAAAGATCATCACCATAGCAGACCTAATACGCTACAGGCTAAAAAAGGAAAGGATCGTAGTCCGGGAAGCAACAGCTAACCTGCCCACTAAGTATGGCTTTTTCAAAATTCACGCATACAGGCACGTAATCACAGGGGAGGAGCAAGTTGCACTAACTATGGGCGAGTGGAAGGAAGACGAGCCGGTGCTGGTTAGGGTCCATTCGGAGTGCTTAACGGGGGATGTGTTCAAGTCTCTTCGTTGCGACTGCAGGGATCAGTTGGAGGCGGCGCTTATGCAGATTGCGGAGGAAGGCAAGGGTGTTTTGGTCTATATAATGGGACATGAAGGAAGGGGCATAGGCATAGTCAATAAGATAAAGGCTTACAGTTTGCAGGATAAGGGCTACGACACGGTGGAAGCCAACGAAAAGCTCGGTTATTCTGCAGACCTAAGGGACTATGGCGTGGGTGCGCAAATACTTTTGGACCTGGGCGTCCGGAAGATGAGATTACTAACCAACAATCCAAGGAAGATCGTAGCCTTGGAAGGTTATGGCTTGGAGGTAGTAGAAAGGGTTCCCCTCAAGGTGCCACCTTGCGAGTACAACGAAAGGTATTTGCAAGCAAAGAAAAATAAGCTGGGACATATGCTTTAAGTATGTTTGTAGACGTAGCCAAGATATACGTAAAGGCAGGTGATGGGGGAGATGGCGCAGTTGCCTTTCTGAGGGAAAAGTACAGACCATTTGGCGGTCCTGCGGGTGGAGATGGTGGAAAGGGTGGAGACGTTATAATTGTTGCCACTTCCAGAAAGCACACCCTCTTGGACTTTGAATACAGAACCAAGTTTATAGCACAGAACGGACAACACGGGAAGGGTAAAAATCAGGCGGGCAAGGACGGAGAGGACCTCATCATAGAGGTACCTGTGGGAACGGTGGTAAAGGATGCCATCACGGGTGAGATACTTTGTGACCTGGTAGAGGAGGGTCAATCCTGCGTAGTAGCCAAGGGTGGAAGGGGTGGAAGAGGAAACGCCCGCTTTGCAAGCCCAACAAACCAAGCACCCAGGTATGCAGAAAAAGGACAAAAGGGAGAAGAAAGGTGGCTAATATTAGAGCTAAAGCTCATTGCGGACGTGGGAATTATTGGACTTCCCAATGCGGGCAAATCAACCCTAATATCCAAACTAACAAAGGCCAGACCAAAGATAGCCGACTATCCCTTTACCACCTTGTCTCCCGTCCTGGGTGTTTTTGAGTTGGACGAGGAACACCGATTGGTGCTTGCAGACATTCCAGGGCTAATAGAAGGTGCCAGCAAGGGTAAAGGTTTGGGTCTTGAGTTTCTCAGACACATAGAACGCACAAAGCTTTTGCTACACCTTTTGGACGTATCCGACGGAAGGGAAAAGGACCCAATAGAAGCCTTCAATATTGTAAACGCAGAGCTTAGGGAGTATAGCCCACAGCTCTTGGAAAAACAGCAAATAGTTGTTGCCAACAAGATAGATGCCCTCTCAGACAGGGAGTATCTAAATGAGTTGGAAAAATACTTTACAGAGAGAGGCTATCAGTTCTTGGCAATATCCGCCCTAACGGGCGAGGGCTTGGATCAGCTAAAGAAAACCCTCTTTGTTAAGATGTTTGCGAAAGTTTAAAAAAGCTACAAAAATCCCTTATGGGGCATACGTCACACCTTGGTTTTTGAGGTTTGCATATAGTCTGCCCGAAGGCTACCAGTAGTCTATTAAAATCCATCCAATACTCTTGGGGCAGTATTTGTGTTAATGCCTTTTCCGTCTCCTCTGGAGTTTTTGTGCTAACTAACTTCCATCGGTTGCATATGCGATGCACATGAGTATCTATACCTATGGCGGGCTTTCCGAAGGCTTCCACCAGAACGATGTTTGCCACCTTTCTGCCTACACCCTTTAACTTCAGCAGTCCCTCAAGGTCCGAAGGAACCTCTCCGCCGAACTCCTCCTTTATTTGTCTTGCCAACTCTTTGAGGTACCTTGCCTTGTTTTTGTAAAAACCCACCGGGTATAAGAGCCTTTCAAGTTCCTTCAGGTCTATGGCAAGTAGGTCTTCCCAGTTTTTAATCCTTTCAAAGAGCCTCTGGCAGACTTCTGCGGTGGTTTCGTCCTTTGTGCGGGTAGATAAAAGGGTGCAGACGAGAGCCCTGAAGGGATCTCCCTTTTTGTGGGCTTTGAGCTTTTCTATGGGAGCATTTAGCTTTGGATACTCATCTCTGAGTATTTCTATAACCTTTTTTAGCTCTTCTATTTTCATACTCAAGGCATATAATTTTAACTATGGCAGACAGGGAATTGGACATCAGAGGTGAGGTTTGCCCTTTTACCTTTGTGAAAAGCAAATTGGTGTTGGAGCAGATGGAGCTAGGTCAGGTGCTTAGGGTGATCTTGGACTATCCGCCCTCCGTGGAGAGTGTGCCAAAAAGCATGAGAGAAGAAGGACAGGAAGTCCTTGCTATAAACCAGCTTGACAACAACACCTGGGAAATCCTCATAAGGAAGGTAAAATGAGAATTCTCCTTGTAGTAAGCAGTAATCCCTTCTCAAAGGACTACGCCACCATCTTTAACTTGGTGAAGGAGCTTGTAAAAAGGGGAGAGGTTATTATCTTTTTCACGGGCAACGGTGCATACTACACCATAAGACCAGAGACAGAAGAGCTCAAGAAATTGGGGGCGAGACTTTTGTACTGTG encodes the following:
- a CDS encoding metal ABC transporter ATP-binding protein, with protein sequence MQEVIKVESLTFRYSPGEPLIENLSFSIYEGEFFCVVGPNGAGKSTLLKLLLGFLRPKAGKIFLFGKELSQFKEWEKIGYVPQRFSVEKFWTGTVEELLRKVAKKEKVGWIIAFLHLENLLKRQFVKLSGGEQQKVLLALALTKNPSLLILDEPMTGLDIHAQEHIEHVLKEISKDRTVVVVSHDLGFVMRNASRMLCLGMPECRVVYPKDFGQIIRELYGLH
- the folK gene encoding 2-amino-4-hydroxy-6-hydroxymethyldihydropteridine diphosphokinase; protein product: MAVCYLGMGSNVGDRLSYMLKALELLKSLGEVLRVSTIYESKAWGVVNQEDFLNCVVKFKTELEPVELLRRLKEIEKLVGRKERERWGPREIDIDILLYENYILMLSFLVVPHPYLTKRDFVLVPLLELEPQLEHPLYKRPLSEYLKFLDVSLKPFACLVGIQQKAKDKEKNH
- a CDS encoding DsrE family protein, encoding MRILLVVSSNPFSKDYATIFNLVKELVKRGEVIIFFTGNGAYYTIRPETEELKKLGARLLYCAHSAHQKGIKETLPFFESSSTYNLSRLMLECQKVLSFN
- the era gene encoding GTPase Era, which translates into the protein MKVGYVAIVGKPNVGKSTLLNNLIGTKLSIVSPKPGTTRIRVLGVKNIPNEAQIIFLDTPGIYKPRDALGEAMVGVAGASLQDADVILFMMDAEDGWRDDDEMVFENYVKPYAGEKSVILVINKVDKIGPLENLLPFVEEISKKHPEFKEIVPISAQKGFNIDRLLNVILNYLPEGEPLFPEEMITDLPFRLLVAEVIREKVLLKVHQEIPQGVAVVVNEITDGRHDPRVLVIKADIIVDRENYKPIIIGKDGQRLKSIGKMAREELELITGRKVYLELYVRVKPDWRKRPDLVQSFGYRIE
- a CDS encoding bifunctional 3,4-dihydroxy-2-butanone-4-phosphate synthase/GTP cyclohydrolase II, with protein sequence MSDSIFSSIEDALEDIREGKMVIVVDDPDRENEGDLVMAAEKVTPEAINFMAKYGRGLICLTLTPERCEELDLHPMTTKNTDPKGTYFCVSIDAHPKYGTTTGISAFDRAITIKLAVSPDAKPSDFIRPGHVFPLKAKPGGVLERAGHTEASVDLARLAGLYPAGVICEIMNEDGTMARLPDLIEFAKRFNLKIITIADLIRYRLKKERIVVREATANLPTKYGFFKIHAYRHVITGEEQVALTMGEWKEDEPVLVRVHSECLTGDVFKSLRCDCRDQLEAALMQIAEEGKGVLVYIMGHEGRGIGIVNKIKAYSLQDKGYDTVEANEKLGYSADLRDYGVGAQILLDLGVRKMRLLTNNPRKIVALEGYGLEVVERVPLKVPPCEYNERYLQAKKNKLGHML
- a CDS encoding metal ABC transporter permease, which produces MDFINTLGLVYEGVLAGLLIALSCSMVGVYLLMRRLSMLGAGISHSAFGGIAIAFLLGLEPTLFTLFYVALISVLLQFLMDSKRLPSDTILSLFFSLGTALAVIVSAMKENLSANIYSYLFGSLLAVSKEELYVSLFVFFITALAFWLKYDQLFLVLFNEEIAKLKGINTTLINYLFVLLAGMNIVLSIKVAGLLLSASFVALPSMTALLIAGSFFQTFLFSAIFSLLSVFLGVVVSLILNIPPSGAIVMLMVLFFILCFLLYAYKARKRF
- a CDS encoding sulfurtransferase TusA family protein, which encodes MADRELDIRGEVCPFTFVKSKLVLEQMELGQVLRVILDYPPSVESVPKSMREEGQEVLAINQLDNNTWEILIRKVK
- a CDS encoding NADP-dependent isocitrate dehydrogenase: MERVFAWSGKAVIPQEGQFIKLREDKSLEVPNNPIIPYIEGDGIGPEIAPAMIMVVNKAVEKAYGGSRAIYWVELLAGDKAEEKTGERMPKETLEVLKEAIVAIKGPLGTPVGKGGKSLNAILRQSMDFYSAIRPVYWLGQPSPIPNPERVNVAVFRENSDDVYMAIEFMPRDEKTQKVRKFLIEEMGVSEYALPEDCGITVKPMSEWKTKRHVRKALRYALENNKKVVAVVGKGNIMKATEGAFMNWAFEVAKEPEFEGKVITEGEPKDGQVLMVKVITDQMLMQLVLKPEAYDVIITQNLNGDYISDLASALVGGPGFVPSGNIGDGYALFESTHGTAYDIAGKGIANPLSLTLSGAMMLEYLGWKEAAQLIYDAVKRAIEDKVGTPDIANGFKKMGISAKALSTIDFAKAIAERI
- a CDS encoding metal ABC transporter substrate-binding protein, producing MKTLLFLLLLLSFALPRELLIATTYPIYYPLLYLTGELYDVKVLISAKTDVHHYEPKPQDLRNLREAKYIFTLGLESWERKLPVPKEKLYLLNQNLPLIGNDPHLWMSPKSYQAVVDNLYKALLKIDPKNQNIYERRYREFSKRLKDLDEKYRQSLSQCKNRWLVSTHLSLRYLARDYGLRAEGLRGVHGEEEPKPSELFRLINLMKKESIKSLLVEEGYQGKAVLKVQRETGAKVYTINTSLYPTKEGDDYFSIMERNLSAFVEGLDCRR
- the obgE gene encoding GTPase ObgE, which codes for MFVDVAKIYVKAGDGGDGAVAFLREKYRPFGGPAGGDGGKGGDVIIVATSRKHTLLDFEYRTKFIAQNGQHGKGKNQAGKDGEDLIIEVPVGTVVKDAITGEILCDLVEEGQSCVVAKGGRGGRGNARFASPTNQAPRYAEKGQKGEERWLILELKLIADVGIIGLPNAGKSTLISKLTKARPKIADYPFTTLSPVLGVFELDEEHRLVLADIPGLIEGASKGKGLGLEFLRHIERTKLLLHLLDVSDGREKDPIEAFNIVNAELREYSPQLLEKQQIVVANKIDALSDREYLNELEKYFTERGYQFLAISALTGEGLDQLKKTLFVKMFAKV
- the metG gene encoding methionine--tRNA ligase subunit beta, with the translated sequence MEQVGIEDFLKLDIRVAKVLSAERIEGSEKLLKLRVSLGDEERTLVAGIGKHYTPEELVGKKVVMLANLKPRKIFGIESQGMILAAGDGENLSVLLPERDVKEGAKVS
- a CDS encoding endonuclease III domain-containing protein, which translates into the protein MKIEELKKVIEILRDEYPKLNAPIEKLKAHKKGDPFRALVCTLLSTRTKDETTAEVCQRLFERIKNWEDLLAIDLKELERLLYPVGFYKNKARYLKELARQIKEEFGGEVPSDLEGLLKLKGVGRKVANIVLVEAFGKPAIGIDTHVHRICNRWKLVSTKTPEETEKALTQILPQEYWMDFNRLLVAFGQTICKPQKPRCDVCPIRDFCSFFKLSQTS